One part of the Tenacibaculum sp. 190130A14a genome encodes these proteins:
- a CDS encoding response regulator — protein MENKKYCALIIDDHPLISAAYKSAFAFIESQHEECSFQINVASNCDDARSIVEDFSAANQKVDIIFLDISLPPSKDGKLLSGEDLGLLINEKLPESRIIISTTFNDNYRVHSILKNVNPDGFLVKNDITPAELVMAIKEVLSDPPYYSKTVMKMLRNQVSHEYFLDDVDRKILYELSIGTKIKDLPNQIPLSLAAIQKRKSQITRVFGVDNSGDRDLILVAKEKGFL, from the coding sequence ATGGAAAATAAAAAGTATTGCGCTCTTATCATAGACGATCATCCGTTAATCTCAGCAGCTTACAAAAGTGCCTTTGCCTTTATTGAAAGTCAGCATGAAGAATGTTCTTTTCAAATCAATGTAGCCAGTAACTGTGACGATGCACGTAGTATTGTAGAAGATTTTTCTGCAGCCAATCAAAAGGTTGATATTATCTTCTTAGACATTAGTCTTCCCCCTTCTAAAGATGGAAAATTACTCTCAGGAGAAGATTTAGGCTTATTAATTAACGAGAAACTTCCTGAATCTAGAATAATTATTTCTACTACTTTTAATGATAATTACAGAGTACATAGTATTCTGAAAAACGTAAATCCTGATGGTTTTTTAGTTAAGAATGATATTACTCCTGCAGAATTGGTTATGGCGATTAAAGAGGTTTTATCAGATCCTCCATACTATAGTAAAACGGTTATGAAAATGTTGAGAAATCAAGTTTCGCACGAGTATTTCTTGGATGATGTAGATAGAAAAATTTTATACGAACTTTCCATTGGTACTAAAATAAAAGATTTACCAAATCAAATTCCACTATCCTTGGCTGCTATCCAAAAAAGAAAGAGCCAAATAACCCGTGTATTTGGTGTTGATAACTCAGGAGATAGAGACTTAATATTAGTCGCCAAAGAAAAAGGATTTTTATAA
- a CDS encoding ATP-binding protein yields MRLLVKLFFLFLINSSLGANSVVEQFESRLVEKDSIQLWIKQSKQKHLPLYKRKFYLSKCLNTLKFNEDYSKRLSEIAYQYYRLNDTIKFLELNEKAHLYALRVKDTFTIADTHWSYADFYNETEVYDKSYAHYNEAYKHFKLLNKEYEMARMLYAMAFIKGRYRDYIGSEILTFEAIKIFKKLQNFRRLYSAYNHLGLLQQDIKEYDKSIYYFNKSIIYRDKIIENKIYYATNNNIGKSLTEKGLYIEAMQNFNIELSKNLTKKQYAIVIHNRAYCKLLMNDTTNVKKDFFKALFIRDSLKNKVGIVTSKIHISDYYKFIKDTTNAIKYAKEANSLAKTIKNGADYLTTLKQLANLDTKNYKKHYDRYIEFNDSLISAERKVQNKFTRIEFETDEYIAETERLNQQRIWIIVTSIGGILIVSLLYFLRVQKVRNEKLRLEAEQQRANEEVYILTLQQQAKLEEERVNERNRISAELHDGILGKLFGTRVNLGFLAMGMQPDTQQQHQAFLDELQDIEKEIRDVSHKLSDNFDDASVNFTNIIEQLLKDKSVIGSFEYQFNFDKNIVWKNINEVTKANLYRIIQEALQNIIKHAKAKNVILDLSIKKKELIISLQDDGVGFNTEKKKKGIGIKNINSRVAKIGSTLEIQSKENQGTTLTIKTPLQTIDGK; encoded by the coding sequence TTGCGACTTCTAGTAAAACTTTTTTTCCTATTTCTAATCAATTCCTCTTTAGGTGCAAACTCTGTTGTTGAACAATTTGAATCTCGTCTTGTTGAAAAAGACAGCATTCAGCTTTGGATTAAACAGTCTAAACAAAAACATTTACCACTTTATAAAAGAAAGTTTTATCTTTCAAAATGCTTAAATACCTTAAAGTTCAATGAAGACTATTCTAAAAGATTAAGTGAAATAGCTTATCAATATTATAGACTAAACGATACAATTAAATTTTTAGAACTCAATGAAAAGGCTCATTTATACGCACTACGAGTAAAAGATACTTTTACCATTGCTGATACTCATTGGAGTTATGCCGATTTTTATAATGAAACCGAAGTTTATGATAAATCATATGCTCACTATAATGAAGCTTATAAACATTTTAAACTACTCAATAAAGAATATGAAATGGCCAGAATGCTCTATGCCATGGCATTTATCAAAGGTAGATATAGAGATTATATTGGAAGTGAAATTTTAACTTTTGAAGCTATTAAGATTTTTAAAAAATTGCAAAATTTTAGAAGACTATATTCTGCTTATAATCATTTAGGGTTGCTCCAACAAGATATAAAAGAATATGATAAATCTATCTATTACTTTAACAAGTCAATTATTTATAGAGATAAAATAATAGAGAATAAAATCTATTATGCTACTAATAATAATATAGGAAAAAGTTTAACCGAAAAAGGACTCTATATTGAAGCAATGCAAAACTTTAATATAGAATTGAGTAAGAACTTAACTAAAAAACAATATGCTATTGTAATTCATAACAGAGCATATTGTAAATTACTCATGAATGACACAACTAATGTAAAAAAGGATTTTTTTAAAGCATTATTTATTAGAGATAGCTTAAAAAACAAAGTAGGTATAGTTACAAGTAAAATTCACATTTCTGACTACTATAAATTTATTAAAGACACTACCAATGCTATAAAGTATGCTAAAGAAGCTAATAGCCTAGCAAAAACAATTAAAAATGGAGCTGATTATTTAACTACACTAAAACAATTGGCCAACTTAGATACTAAAAACTATAAAAAGCACTATGACAGATACATAGAATTCAATGATAGTTTAATTAGCGCTGAGCGAAAAGTCCAAAATAAATTTACCCGAATTGAATTTGAAACGGATGAATATATTGCCGAAACCGAACGTTTGAATCAACAACGTATTTGGATTATTGTAACCAGTATTGGCGGAATATTAATTGTAAGCTTATTGTACTTTTTACGTGTACAAAAAGTACGAAATGAAAAGCTACGCTTAGAAGCAGAACAGCAAAGGGCCAATGAAGAAGTATATATCTTAACTTTACAACAACAAGCCAAACTTGAAGAAGAGCGCGTAAATGAGCGTAATCGTATTTCTGCAGAGTTGCATGATGGTATTTTGGGTAAGCTGTTTGGTACCCGTGTAAATCTTGGTTTTTTAGCCATGGGCATGCAACCTGATACACAACAGCAACACCAAGCTTTTTTAGATGAATTACAAGATATTGAAAAGGAAATTAGAGACGTTTCTCATAAATTAAGCGATAATTTTGATGATGCTAGTGTAAACTTTACCAATATTATAGAACAATTATTAAAAGATAAAAGCGTTATAGGTTCGTTTGAGTATCAATTCAATTTTGACAAAAATATTGTTTGGAAAAATATTAATGAAGTAACCAAAGCCAACCTATATCGTATTATTCAGGAGGCTTTGCAAAACATTATTAAGCATGCTAAGGCAAAAAATGTTATCTTAGACCTTTCAATAAAGAAAAAAGAGCTAATCATTTCGTTACAAGATGACGGAGTTGGTTTTAATACTGAAAAGAAGAAAAAGGGAATTGGTATCAAAAATATTAATTCGAGAGTAGCAAAAATTGGGAGTACTTTAGAAATACAATCTAAAGAAAATCAAGGTACTACTCTTACCATTAAAACACCTTTGCAAACAATCGATGGAAAATAA
- a CDS encoding DUF6770 family protein produces the protein MKILKLVVLFISFNLCGQSIQIKNIKDFELSNAGTLTANDNVGYYTFYTSKKEVGKKKKEGILSFFNKDLKEVTKVNFLLDNKTNRLIEVKNNGTNVAVSLYNKETKNLTYTFYDFEGKKLAFEYIIPYKKQTFAMGYYKEIQKMEEWILNYPVTNKGFLFSETIKKKRWGYRFSFVDGTEKKWTYDSPADINNRVQAAPIYSDENKIIIVEKIWGSNFDRQPDLRTVVLDINTGKEDFSVAIDYEKAPKFYTEGMVANDGRVVLFGEYYKKGHKFHSNSYNEGYFIEIYSKEGEKLSSQLLSYRNNPEFRKYLEIEDQAKQKKFGSIYFYDIVEKEDKFLIIGERFVRDVQGFSTGKAIVSASFGMLGQENWSSKYTLGDLVVLEVDKDAVLTNFYKITKDKAPSGLNSMNKWPLMNLRHMQNEYNVDYMYQEEQNGVLKVVSKNRKVEKVGKEEKLNYAVYKYHFDGNTVKKENTIPFQVAKEEQYRLIRGKENVLLLKYTDENGITLSIIK, from the coding sequence ATGAAAATTTTAAAGTTAGTTGTACTATTCATTAGTTTCAACCTTTGTGGTCAATCAATTCAAATTAAAAATATAAAGGATTTTGAATTGAGTAATGCAGGCACCTTAACTGCAAATGATAACGTAGGCTATTATACATTTTATACTTCTAAAAAAGAAGTAGGAAAAAAGAAAAAGGAAGGAATACTTTCATTTTTTAATAAGGACTTAAAGGAAGTTACCAAAGTCAATTTTTTGTTAGATAATAAAACAAATAGATTAATTGAGGTAAAAAATAATGGAACTAATGTTGCTGTTTCGTTGTATAATAAAGAAACTAAAAATTTAACTTATACTTTTTACGACTTTGAAGGAAAGAAGTTAGCATTTGAATATATAATTCCTTACAAAAAACAGACATTTGCGATGGGCTATTATAAGGAAATTCAAAAAATGGAAGAATGGATTTTGAATTATCCAGTAACAAATAAAGGATTTTTGTTTTCTGAAACCATTAAAAAGAAAAGATGGGGATATCGATTTAGCTTTGTTGATGGTACTGAAAAAAAATGGACTTATGATTCACCAGCAGATATAAATAATAGAGTACAAGCTGCTCCAATATATTCGGATGAAAATAAGATTATCATTGTTGAGAAAATTTGGGGAAGTAATTTTGACAGACAACCAGATTTAAGAACAGTTGTATTGGATATTAATACAGGAAAAGAAGACTTTTCTGTTGCTATCGATTATGAAAAAGCACCGAAGTTTTATACAGAAGGAATGGTAGCTAATGATGGAAGAGTAGTTTTGTTTGGAGAATATTACAAAAAAGGACATAAATTCCATTCAAATAGTTATAATGAAGGATATTTTATTGAAATATACTCTAAAGAAGGAGAGAAGTTATCGAGTCAATTGTTGAGCTATAGAAATAATCCAGAATTTAGAAAGTATTTAGAAATTGAAGATCAAGCAAAACAAAAGAAATTTGGGTCTATATACTTTTATGATATTGTAGAGAAAGAAGATAAGTTTTTGATCATTGGAGAACGATTTGTAAGAGATGTACAAGGATTTTCAACTGGAAAAGCAATTGTTTCTGCTTCTTTCGGAATGTTAGGGCAAGAGAATTGGTCATCAAAATATACTTTGGGAGATTTGGTTGTGTTAGAAGTTGATAAAGATGCCGTACTAACCAATTTTTATAAAATAACAAAAGACAAAGCCCCTTCAGGATTGAATAGTATGAATAAATGGCCATTGATGAATTTACGTCATATGCAAAACGAATACAACGTAGATTATATGTATCAAGAAGAACAAAACGGTGTTTTAAAAGTTGTTTCAAAGAATAGAAAAGTTGAAAAAGTAGGGAAAGAGGAAAAGTTAAACTATGCCGTTTATAAGTATCATTTTGATGGAAATACGGTAAAAAAGGAAAATACCATTCCTTTTCAGGTAGCGAAAGAAGAACAATATCGATTGATAAGAGGAAAAGAGAATGTATTACTCCTCAAGTATACAGATGAAAATGGGATAACTTTATCAATTATAAAGTAA
- a CDS encoding DUF6503 family protein encodes MKKLILFTAIAITAIACKKEPKKEIVKEEKIEVKYPAALGEVFEKHGGIKNWRAAKTLSFGINDEEHTVDLASRKTVVNAKNYSLGFDGKDIWLHQQDSTAFKGNKEFYYNLYFYFYAMPFVLADDGIVYSEAKPIEFEGVQYPGIKISYEANVGTSPDDNYYIYYNPKTKEMAWLGYTVTYFSKKPSEKFNLIRYNDWENVNGFVLPKSITWYQKDDNGNPTEPARDPIQFSLPLISQAPLADSFFEKPKQ; translated from the coding sequence ATGAAAAAACTAATTTTATTCACAGCTATTGCAATTACAGCTATTGCTTGTAAAAAAGAACCTAAAAAAGAAATTGTAAAAGAAGAAAAGATAGAAGTAAAGTATCCAGCGGCATTAGGAGAAGTGTTTGAAAAGCATGGTGGGATTAAGAATTGGAGAGCAGCAAAAACACTTTCTTTTGGAATAAACGATGAAGAACATACAGTTGATTTAGCTTCAAGAAAAACGGTAGTTAATGCAAAGAATTATTCTTTAGGATTTGATGGAAAAGATATTTGGTTACATCAACAAGACTCTACAGCATTTAAAGGGAATAAAGAGTTTTACTATAATTTATATTTCTATTTTTATGCAATGCCTTTTGTACTTGCAGATGATGGGATTGTTTATTCAGAAGCAAAGCCAATAGAATTTGAAGGAGTACAATATCCAGGAATTAAAATTTCTTATGAAGCCAATGTAGGTACTTCACCAGATGATAATTATTATATCTATTACAATCCTAAAACTAAAGAAATGGCTTGGTTAGGATATACGGTAACTTACTTTTCTAAAAAGCCATCTGAGAAGTTTAATTTAATTCGTTACAATGATTGGGAAAATGTTAACGGTTTTGTATTACCAAAATCTATAACTTGGTACCAAAAAGATGATAATGGTAATCCGACTGAGCCGGCACGTGACCCAATTCAATTTTCACTACCTTTAATCAGTCAAGCTCCATTAGCAGATAGCTTTTTTGAAAAACCAAAACAATAA
- a CDS encoding alkaline phosphatase PhoX — protein MKHLLRLAVTTACLSIVLAGCESSEESPKNNGKSIELKAHSKTPNFLKLETAFSGVKVYPLLSSEDQLEDTPNFVYGSMADGAGLLAENDGSFTLINNIEADYAIARIKLDKTFKPVAGEYIVNALATAATAQCSGSLITPEEHGFGPLYLSGGEWGGASKGVFVTDPYKKVSFETASKGNDMKASASTARMLTAMGQWSTENAVAIGKDAYAGKTVVFIGDDHSDNEVPSGQLGMYVGNRGDLEGGKLYGLKVTDAGITYEMDMEEGTSYNASFVELTEKNIDLLDAEAKAKGVMGFSRLEDIDWRRGAASNNREIYFCVTGRKKDGLVGKGTVYGRIYKVELNATNPTGEAKITCVLDGDKLDGKAKAFHSPDNILVTENYAYIQEDPNGYFDGDKNHYASLYQYNLNTGELKKVLECNQTMAAAQNYGNTSKAWEITGMIDISETIGKDKTFLLITQNHGWEPADGSAFTDPTANLVDGSRKEGSQLYVIQGLDR, from the coding sequence ATGAAACACTTATTAAGATTAGCAGTAACTACAGCTTGTTTATCAATCGTATTAGCTGGTTGTGAATCTTCTGAAGAATCACCAAAGAACAACGGTAAAAGTATCGAGTTAAAGGCACATTCGAAAACACCAAACTTTTTAAAATTAGAAACTGCTTTTTCTGGAGTTAAAGTATACCCACTCTTATCCTCAGAAGACCAGTTAGAAGATACACCAAACTTTGTATACGGTTCTATGGCAGATGGAGCAGGTTTGTTAGCGGAGAATGACGGATCTTTTACATTAATTAATAATATAGAAGCAGATTATGCAATTGCACGTATTAAATTAGATAAAACATTTAAACCAGTAGCGGGAGAATACATTGTAAATGCTTTAGCAACGGCTGCTACAGCACAATGTTCTGGTTCTTTAATAACACCTGAAGAGCATGGATTTGGGCCATTATACTTATCAGGAGGAGAATGGGGAGGAGCTTCTAAAGGAGTATTTGTGACAGATCCCTATAAAAAAGTAAGTTTTGAAACTGCTTCAAAAGGAAATGATATGAAAGCATCGGCGAGTACTGCTAGAATGCTAACAGCGATGGGACAATGGTCTACAGAAAATGCGGTAGCTATTGGTAAGGATGCCTATGCTGGAAAAACAGTAGTATTTATTGGAGATGATCATTCAGATAATGAAGTGCCTTCTGGTCAATTAGGAATGTATGTAGGAAATAGAGGTGATTTAGAAGGAGGAAAGTTATACGGATTAAAAGTAACTGATGCTGGTATCACTTATGAAATGGATATGGAAGAAGGTACCTCATATAATGCTTCTTTTGTTGAGTTAACAGAGAAAAATATTGATTTATTAGATGCAGAGGCAAAAGCGAAAGGAGTAATGGGATTCTCTAGGTTAGAAGATATCGATTGGAGAAGAGGTGCTGCAAGTAATAACCGTGAAATCTATTTTTGTGTTACCGGGCGTAAAAAAGATGGTTTGGTAGGTAAAGGAACTGTTTATGGTCGTATTTACAAAGTAGAGTTAAACGCAACGAATCCAACTGGTGAAGCTAAAATTACTTGTGTTTTAGATGGAGATAAATTAGATGGAAAGGCCAAGGCATTTCATAGCCCAGATAACATCTTAGTAACTGAAAACTATGCTTATATTCAAGAGGATCCTAATGGGTACTTTGATGGAGATAAAAATCACTATGCAAGCTTATATCAATATAACTTAAATACAGGTGAGTTAAAGAAAGTATTAGAATGTAATCAAACAATGGCAGCTGCACAGAATTATGGAAATACCTCTAAAGCATGGGAAATTACAGGGATGATCGATATTTCTGAAACTATTGGTAAAGACAAAACATTCTTATTAATTACACAAAACCATGGATGGGAGCCTGCAGATGGTAGCGCTTTTACAGATCCAACAGCTAATTTGGTAGATGGTTCAAGAAAGGAAGGAAGCCAGTTATATGTAATTCAAGGTTTAGACAGATAA
- the acs gene encoding acetate--CoA ligase — MSNYHIKNLEEYFQVYRKSVRNPEMFWEEIAEEHFVWRKRWNKVLDYDFSKPEVKWFEGAQLNITENCIDRHLQIRGDKTAILFEPNNPEEAASHITYNELHERVCKFANVLKENGIQKGDRVCIYLPMIPELAISVLACARIGAIHSVVFAGFSSTALATRINDCEAKMVITSDGSYRGAKTIDLKGIVDEALESCTCVDTVLVAKRINSDIQLVNGRDLWLQPLLDKASPSCEPEIMEAEDPLFILYTSGSTGSPKGMMHTTAGYMIYTAYTFKNVFNYKENDVYWCTADIGWITGHSYIVYGPLANGATTVMFEGVPSYPDYGRFWEIVEKHKINQFYTAPTAIRALAKEKLEFVDKYDLSSLKVLGTVGEPINEEAWHWYNDNVGKKKSPIVDTWWQTETGGMMISPIPYTTPTKPTYATLPLPGIQLALMDENGVEVQGNQVDGRLCVKFPWPSMARTIWGNHQRYKDTYFSAFENKYFTGDGALRDEVGYYRITGRVDDVIIVSGHNLGTAPIEDAINEHPAVAESAIVGFPHDIKGNALYGYVILKDVGEGRNHDNLRKEINQIITEHIGPIAKLDKIQFTVGLPKTRSGKIMRRILRKIAHNELGNLGDVSTLLNPEVVQSIIDNKL; from the coding sequence ATGAGTAACTATCATATTAAAAACTTGGAAGAATATTTTCAAGTTTATCGTAAGTCAGTTAGAAATCCAGAAATGTTTTGGGAAGAAATTGCCGAAGAGCATTTTGTTTGGAGAAAACGATGGAATAAAGTATTAGACTATGATTTTTCAAAACCTGAAGTAAAATGGTTTGAAGGAGCGCAATTGAATATCACTGAAAATTGTATTGATAGGCACTTGCAAATTAGGGGAGATAAAACAGCCATTTTATTTGAACCTAACAATCCAGAAGAAGCTGCAAGTCATATTACTTATAATGAATTGCACGAACGAGTTTGTAAGTTTGCCAATGTGTTAAAAGAAAATGGAATCCAAAAAGGAGATCGAGTTTGTATTTATCTACCCATGATTCCTGAATTAGCTATTTCTGTTCTGGCCTGTGCTCGAATAGGGGCAATTCATTCTGTAGTTTTTGCAGGGTTTTCTTCAACGGCACTAGCAACAAGAATAAACGATTGCGAAGCAAAAATGGTAATTACTTCAGATGGTTCTTATAGAGGAGCAAAAACAATTGATTTAAAAGGAATTGTAGATGAAGCTTTGGAAAGCTGTACATGTGTAGATACTGTTTTAGTGGCAAAAAGAATTAATTCTGATATTCAGTTGGTTAATGGAAGAGATCTATGGTTACAGCCTTTGTTGGATAAAGCTTCACCAAGTTGCGAACCAGAAATCATGGAAGCAGAAGATCCGTTGTTCATTTTATATACTTCAGGATCAACTGGAAGTCCCAAAGGAATGATGCATACTACGGCCGGTTATATGATTTATACTGCTTACACGTTTAAGAATGTGTTTAATTATAAAGAAAATGATGTGTATTGGTGTACTGCGGATATTGGTTGGATTACAGGGCATAGTTATATTGTATACGGACCTTTAGCAAACGGTGCAACTACTGTAATGTTTGAAGGAGTACCAAGTTATCCAGATTATGGACGTTTTTGGGAAATTGTTGAAAAACATAAAATCAATCAATTTTATACTGCACCAACGGCTATTAGAGCCTTGGCTAAAGAAAAATTAGAATTTGTAGACAAATATGATCTATCTTCTTTAAAAGTATTAGGTACCGTGGGAGAACCTATTAATGAAGAGGCATGGCATTGGTATAACGACAATGTAGGAAAAAAGAAATCACCAATTGTAGATACTTGGTGGCAAACAGAAACAGGGGGGATGATGATTTCTCCAATACCATATACAACACCAACAAAACCAACCTATGCTACATTACCTTTACCAGGAATTCAATTGGCTTTAATGGATGAAAATGGAGTAGAAGTGCAAGGTAATCAAGTAGATGGTCGTTTATGTGTGAAATTTCCTTGGCCTTCAATGGCAAGAACTATTTGGGGAAATCACCAACGTTACAAAGACACGTATTTTTCAGCTTTTGAAAACAAATATTTTACAGGAGATGGTGCTTTAAGAGATGAAGTAGGTTATTATAGAATTACGGGTAGAGTAGATGATGTAATTATTGTATCTGGACACAATTTAGGTACAGCACCAATTGAAGATGCTATTAATGAACATCCTGCCGTGGCAGAGAGTGCCATTGTTGGTTTTCCTCACGACATTAAAGGAAATGCATTGTATGGATATGTAATATTAAAAGATGTTGGAGAAGGGAGAAATCACGATAATTTGAGAAAAGAAATAAATCAAATTATTACAGAACACATAGGACCAATAGCGAAATTAGATAAAATTCAATTTACCGTCGGATTGCCTAAAACCCGTTCTGGAAAGATCATGAGACGTATTTTACGTAAAATTGCTCATAATGAATTGGGTAATTTAGGAGATGTATCCACCCTTTTAAATCCAGAGGTAGTTCAAAGTATCATTGATAATAAATTGTAA
- a CDS encoding cytochrome-c peroxidase, with product MRYLYFKRIKAHGIMCLFLVFIIGCNNVKKEPYTKKKEVSKLGALQSYYTIHLEKCIDALQKLKITEEINQQQDYYKLARHEFKLVEPILAYVDKENYKSLNAPNILKVEEEDATDIKVRNPFGFQVIEETIFGEEEFNEEDLKKIVLKTINRLQLVTVNNTLYLKEYHILWLLRDAVARVSLLGLTGFDSPVLEQSLEEAQTNYETVQFILQQYKSNFTNKELFKKWVKELNTTKQVLKGDFNSFNRYQFIKSQVHHQLVLLKETANDWKVSFPLTMAFNNNITSLFSKETFNIGFFSDYHHREKNNFDEKVALGKKLFNDKRLSRGEKMSCATCHSKELAFTDGKIAFENQTRNSPTLTYASLQKAFFHDGRAGSLEGQIVGVVNNKDEFHSDLNKLEIVVKKDSVYKDKFETLYGKVTDFTIRNAIANYIRTLNTFNSKFDKNINGKERTLTNNEINGFNLFTGKAKCATCHFPPVFNGTVPPNYSESELESIGVPNLKQNQLDSDLGRYNLFKTEERKHFFKTPTVRNSEKTGPYMHNGTYQTLEEVVDFYNKGGGIGLGFHLENQTLPSDKLNLSVQEIADIVSFMESLTDKY from the coding sequence ATGAGGTACCTATATTTTAAACGTATAAAGGCACATGGTATCATGTGTCTTTTTCTAGTATTTATAATTGGGTGCAATAATGTTAAAAAAGAACCCTACACGAAAAAGAAAGAGGTTTCAAAACTTGGGGCATTACAATCGTATTATACTATACATCTAGAGAAATGTATAGATGCATTACAAAAATTAAAAATAACGGAAGAAATCAATCAACAACAAGATTATTATAAGTTGGCAAGACATGAGTTTAAGTTAGTAGAACCTATCTTAGCTTATGTAGATAAAGAAAATTATAAGAGTTTAAATGCTCCAAACATTTTAAAAGTTGAAGAAGAAGATGCAACCGATATTAAAGTTAGAAATCCTTTTGGCTTTCAGGTAATTGAAGAAACAATTTTTGGAGAGGAGGAGTTCAATGAAGAAGACCTCAAGAAGATTGTTTTAAAAACAATCAATCGCTTACAATTAGTAACGGTCAATAATACGTTGTATCTAAAAGAGTATCATATTTTATGGCTATTAAGAGATGCAGTTGCAAGGGTTTCTTTATTAGGACTTACAGGTTTTGATTCACCAGTTCTCGAGCAATCGCTTGAAGAGGCTCAAACTAATTATGAAACAGTACAATTTATATTGCAACAATATAAATCTAATTTTACCAATAAGGAATTGTTCAAAAAATGGGTTAAAGAATTGAATACAACAAAGCAAGTGTTGAAAGGAGACTTTAACTCATTTAATCGTTATCAATTCATAAAGAGTCAGGTACATCATCAATTAGTATTATTAAAAGAAACAGCTAATGATTGGAAGGTATCTTTTCCATTAACTATGGCTTTTAACAATAATATTACATCATTGTTTTCAAAAGAGACGTTTAATATTGGTTTCTTTTCAGATTATCACCATCGAGAGAAAAATAATTTTGATGAAAAAGTAGCTTTAGGAAAAAAACTCTTTAATGACAAGCGTTTGTCTAGAGGGGAAAAAATGAGTTGTGCCACGTGTCATAGCAAAGAATTGGCGTTTACAGATGGGAAAATTGCTTTTGAAAATCAAACTAGAAATTCACCTACCTTGACTTATGCATCTTTACAGAAAGCTTTTTTTCATGACGGTAGGGCAGGAAGTTTAGAAGGTCAAATTGTTGGAGTAGTGAATAACAAAGATGAATTTCATAGTGATTTAAATAAACTGGAGATTGTAGTTAAAAAGGATAGTGTATATAAAGATAAATTTGAAACCTTGTATGGAAAAGTAACAGATTTTACCATACGAAATGCAATTGCTAACTATATACGAACATTAAACACCTTTAATTCTAAGTTTGATAAAAATATAAATGGGAAGGAGCGTACTTTAACGAACAATGAGATCAATGGGTTTAACCTGTTTACGGGAAAAGCTAAATGTGCAACCTGTCATTTCCCACCAGTCTTTAATGGAACGGTGCCTCCGAATTATTCTGAAAGTGAATTGGAATCAATTGGAGTTCCTAATTTAAAGCAGAATCAATTAGATAGTGATTTAGGAAGATATAACTTGTTTAAAACGGAAGAGCGTAAACATTTCTTTAAAACCCCTACGGTTAGAAATAGTGAAAAGACAGGGCCTTATATGCATAATGGAACCTATCAAACCTTAGAAGAAGTGGTCGATTTTTACAATAAAGGAGGAGGAATAGGACTAGGGTTTCATTTAGAAAATCAGACATTACCGTCAGATAAACTCAATTTGTCTGTACAGGAAATAGCTGATATTGTTTCTTTTATGGAAAGTTTAACGGATAAGTACTAG